The Salvelinus sp. IW2-2015 linkage group LG6.2, ASM291031v2, whole genome shotgun sequence genome window below encodes:
- the klb gene encoding beta-klotho → MATYLFSLFLTVMVWRGDLCSLGEGRRQWQQLTTPEPFTQSQSFFHGTFPPGFLWGTGTSAFQTEGAWDCDGKGPSIWDHFTHSAPHRGDGSVADTASDGYNRWEEDVEALGYLGVRSYAFSLSWPRIFPDGVATGRPNRVAVEHYGRLLDRLLERGIEPVVTLFHWDLPQALQEHYGGWRNDTLVGLFDAYAAFCFRTYGGRVRYWITIHNPYLVAVQGYGTGVHAPGETGDATAPFNVAHNLIKAHAKAWHTYDTYFRPTQNGKVSIVLGSHWMEPKRDQATPVNIELCQQSMEAVLGWFANPIFRDGDYPASMRSTHRGLLPEFTPEEKHWVRGTADFFSLSFGPNNLRLGQSLAHYGQTVYPDMRRVLGWVRLEYGDLPVLVAEGGWFSAAAVEREDTDAIYLMKRFINQVLQAMLFDGVKVFGYTAWSLVDGFEWNYGYSVRRGLFYLDFSQANRTRVPKTTAQFYRQVIKDNGFLSDEITGEVKGRFPCDFHWGVADSSLQVNFYPFSPQFTDPHLYSWNLTGDGALRPVQGVNLHIRGAQCTDYLAISGHVSLFKSTGASHYLFALNWSLILAQGDLSNVDTEALRYYRCFLTELRKQGLEAVVTLYYPTNRVPLLGLPGPLHASGGWLNQSTVEAFQSYAALCYRELGPWVSYWITINEPNRLVDAYKIGEEQHLAAHNLLLAHAKAWRLYEREYLSQQGGLVSLALHADWVEPANPFLESHATAAQRFLLFELGRFLDPLLGGREGEGKSGRYPPEMRRYLEERARVMGLPGSPLPHFTAREKEELGGALGFIALNHFTTRLVSPRPQSPQTAPPNPQQPPDHGCLLMSDHTWASSGLEQAVVPWGLRRVLRWVKKRYGGTLPVVVTASGVDDQAPVNDLLRQHYIRNYLQEALKARQLDGVNLKGFYVWKLQDRHVPEFGLFTSSHHQSRPKASIAAYREIIERSGFPGNNATSSCRIIBRRAVCSICAHISENKLLLFFAACLLLTLAMLVGVVIVVVRGKRTRRRRRVGLPVCPIPLGRKCQPWERVSLQSVTDRIRVVRR, encoded by the exons ATGGCAACATACCTTTTCTCGCTCTTCCTGACAGTGATGGTCTGGCGCGGGGATTTATGTTCCCTGGGGGAGGGCAGGAGGCAGTGGCAGCAGCTAACCACCCCAGAGCCCTTCACCCAGAGCCAGTCCTTCTTCCATGGGACCTTCCCTCCAGGGTTCCTCTGGGGTACGGGGACCTCTGCCTTCCAGACCGAGGGGGCCTGGGACTGTGACGGTAAAGGCCCCTCAATCTGGGATCACTTCACCCACTCAGCCCCCCACCGAGGTGACGGAAGTGTCGCTGACACGGCCAGTGACGGCTACAACCGCTGGGAGGAGGACGTTGAGGCGCTGGGGTACCTCGGGGTGCGCTCCTacgccttctccctctcctggccCCGAATCTTCCCCGACGGTGTTGCCACAGGTCGGCCCAATAGGGTGGCTGTGGAGCACTATGGGAGACTGCTCGACAGGCTCCTGGAGAGGGGAATTGAGCCGGTGGTCACCCTGTTCCACTGGGACCTTCCCCAGGCCCTGCAGGAGCACTACGGGGGGTGGAGGAATGACACCCTGGTGGGTTTGTTTGATGCATACGCTGCCTTCTGTTTTCGAACGTACGGGGGCCGTGTGAGGTACTGGATCACCATACACAACCCCTACCTGGTGGCTGTCCAGGGGTACGGGACAGGGGTGCACGCGCCTGGAGAGACAGGCGACGCCACCGCACCCTTCAATGTGGCCCACAACCTCATAAAG GCGCATGCCAAAGCGTGGCACACCTATGACACCTACTTCCGGCCGACTCAGAATGGTAAGGTGTCCATCGTCTTGGGTTCCCATTGGATGGAGCCGAAGAGAGACCAAGCCACACCGGTCAATATCGAACTCTGCCAGCAGTCCATGGAGGCGGTGCTTGGCTGGTTCGCCAATCCCATCTTCAGGGATGGGGACTACCCAGCTTCCATGAGATCCACCCACAGGGGGCTTCTGCCTGAGTTCACCCCAGAGGAGAAGCACTGGGTGCGGGGAACGGCTGACTTCTTTTCCCTGTCCTTTGGGCCTAACAACCTGCGTCTGGGCCAGAGTCTAGCCCACTATGGGCAGACTGTGTACCCGGACATGAGGCGGGTGCTGGGCTGGGTGAGGCTGGAGTATGGGGACCTGCCTGTGCTGGTGGCGGAGGGGGGCTGGTTCTCAGCTGCAGCTGTGGAGAGGGAGGATACAGATGCCATCTACCTGATGAAGAGGTTCATCAACCAGGTGCTGCAAG CGATGTTGTTTGACGGTGTCAAAGTGTTTGGCTACACAGCCTGGTCTCTGGTGGATGGTTTTGAGTGGAACTACGGCTACAGTGTGAGACGAGGCCTGTTCTACCTAGACTTCAGCCAGGCCAACAGAACCAGGGTTCCCAAGACCACTGCTCARTTCTACAGGCAGGTCATCAAGGACAACGGTTTCCTCAGTGATGAGATCACCGGAGAGGTCAAAGGGCGTTTCCCATGTGACTTCCACTGGGGTGTGGCCGACTCCAGCCTACAG GTCAATTTCTATCCCTTCTCCCCTCAATTCACCGACCCCCACCTGTACAGCTGGAACCTGACAGGGGATGGGGCACTGCGTCCTGTCCAAGGAGTCAACCTCCACATCAGGGGGGCACAGTGCACTGACTACCTGGCCATCAGTGGTCACGTGAGCCTCTTTAAGTCCACAGGGGCATCTCACTACCTCTTCGCCCTCAACTGGTCCCTAATCCTTGCCCAAGGAGATCTGTCTAATGTGGACACAGAGGCCCTAAG GTACTACCGCTGCTTCCTCACCGAACTCCGCAAGCAGGGCCTGGAGGCTGTGGTCACCCTCTACTACCCTACTAATAGAGTCCCTCTGCTGGGCTTGCCCGGCCCGCTGCATGCCTCTGGCGGCTGGCTGAACCAGAGCACGGTGGAGGCCTTCCAGAGCTACGCAGCCCTCTGCTACAGGGAGCTGGGGCCCTGGGTGAGTTACTGGATTACCATCAATGAGCCCAACAGACTAGTGGATGCCTACAAGATCGGGGAGGAGCAGCATCTGGCAGCCCATAATCTCCTCCTGGCCCACGCTAAGGCCTGGAGGCTTTATGAGAGGGAGTATCTCAGCCAACAGGGAGGACTGGTGTCCCTGGCCCTGCACGCAGACTGGGTAGAACCCGCCAACCCCTTCCTGGAGTCACATGCAACAGCCGCTCAGAGATTCCTGTTGTTTGAGCTTGGTCGTTTCCTAGACCCACTACTagggggcagagagggggagggtaagAGTGGTAGGTACCCTCCAGAGATGAGGAGGTACTTAGAGGAGAGGGCAAGGGTGATGGGCCTCCCTGGATCCCCACTACCACACTTCACCGCCCGGGAAAAAGAGGAGCTAGGAGGGGCGCTGGGCTTCATTGCACTGAACCACTTCACCACACGTCTCGTGTCACCACGCCCCCAGTCTCCTCAGACTGCCCCACCTAACCCCCAGCAACCTCCAGACCACGGCTGCCTGCTGATGTCTGACCACACCTGGGCCTCCTCTGGTCTGGAGCAGGCAGTGGTCCCCTGGGGCCTCCGGAGGGTGCTGCGCTGGGTGAAGAAGAGGTATGGAGGGACCCTGCCTGTTGTAGTCACAGCCAGTGGGGTGGACGACCAGGCCCCTGTAAATGATCTGCTCAGGCAGCACTACATCAGGAATTACCTGCAGGAAGCCCTCAAAG CTCGTCAGTTGGATGGAGTCAACCTAAAGGGCTTCTACGTCTGGAAGCTGCAGGATCGACACGTCCCTGAGTTYGGCCTCTTCACCTCTTCCCACCACCAGTCCCGACCCAAAGCCTCCATCGCAGCCTACAGAGAGATCATCGAGCGCAGCGGTTTCCCTGGCAACAACGCCACATCCTCCTGCAGGATCATTRACCGCAGGGCGGTGTGTTCCATCTGCGCTCACATCTCAGAGAACAAACTGCTGCTGTTCTTCGCTGCATGTCTCCTCCTTACGTTAGCTATGCTGGTGGGGGTCGTCATCGTCGTCGTCAGGGGGAAGAGgactaggaggaggaggagggtgggttTGCCGGTGTGTCCCATCCCGCTCGGGAGGAAGTGTCAGCCGTGGGAGAGAGTGTCACTACAGAGTGTGACGGATAGGATCCGCGTGGTCCGCCGTTAG